One region of Candidatus Poribacteria bacterium genomic DNA includes:
- a CDS encoding nucleotide pyrophosphohydrolase: MEYTLENCQKLVDDWVRTFGVRYFSELTNTTILMEEVGELARIMARQYGEQSFKENEKDLDLGEEMADILFVLICLANQTGIKLEDAFKKSMEKKTRRDKERHSKNPKLLEN, encoded by the coding sequence ATGGAGTATACACTCGAAAATTGTCAGAAACTCGTAGATGACTGGGTCCGCACCTTTGGGGTCCGTTATTTTTCGGAGTTAACCAATACCACCATTCTCATGGAAGAAGTAGGAGAATTGGCTCGGATTATGGCGCGCCAATATGGGGAGCAGAGTTTCAAGGAAAATGAGAAGGACTTGGACCTTGGTGAGGAGATGGCTGATATTCTCTTTGTACTCATCTGTCTCGCAAATCAAACTGGGATCAAACTTGAGGATGCATTCAAAAAGTCAATGGAGAAAAAGACACGGCGAGATAAGGAACGGCACAGCAAAAACCCAAAACTTTTAGAAAACTGA
- a CDS encoding phytanoyl-CoA dioxygenase family protein: MGLTNKEQQFYETNGYFLKKGLVSAEDIALIQEEIIDIHNRMAEEPTDGIGISWEVYDSDDHPPRIKQLMHSELVSPTLNRLLRSDDVLDILEVLMGENISLYHSKLLPKAGGDGTSIPWHQDYAYWKNENNKPVMINCQLAINEANLENGCIQFVPGSHNWGLQEHERKHQTFGVFLPGHYQEREDAVAVEMEPGDGVFFNALIIHGSAPNNSSNDRLMNTFAYNVTGNGETQSREVLRGKPLNA, encoded by the coding sequence ATGGGACTTACAAATAAAGAACAACAGTTTTATGAAACAAACGGTTATTTCTTGAAAAAAGGGCTTGTCTCTGCAGAAGACATCGCACTAATTCAGGAAGAAATCATAGATATACACAACCGTATGGCAGAAGAACCTACTGATGGAATTGGAATTTCTTGGGAAGTTTACGATTCGGACGATCATCCACCGCGTATCAAACAGTTAATGCACAGCGAGTTGGTAAGCCCGACGCTCAACCGCTTGCTTCGTTCTGACGATGTGCTGGATATACTGGAAGTTTTGATGGGTGAAAACATCTCGCTCTACCACAGCAAATTGCTGCCGAAGGCAGGTGGAGATGGGACATCTATCCCGTGGCATCAGGATTACGCTTATTGGAAAAATGAGAACAACAAACCCGTCATGATTAATTGTCAGTTGGCTATCAACGAGGCAAACCTTGAGAACGGGTGCATTCAGTTTGTCCCCGGCAGCCATAATTGGGGTTTGCAGGAACACGAACGGAAACATCAGACGTTTGGCGTTTTCCTACCCGGACATTATCAAGAGCGGGAAGATGCAGTCGCTGTTGAAATGGAACCCGGAGACGGTGTTTTCTTTAATGCTCTGATTATCCACGGTTCAGCACCGAATAATTCATCGAATGATCGGTTGATGAACACCTTCGCTTACAATGTGACTGGGAACGGAGAAACGCAATCTCGTGAAGTTTTGCGTGGGAAACCCCTTAACGCGTGA
- a CDS encoding cobalamin-independent methionine synthase II family protein encodes MKDTTKKPEILTTTVGSYPIPAWLLSTPTEQTLLDATRVVVDIQRQRGIDLPTDGELYRFDPNHPDTNGMIDYFIRPLSGVRAEVGRQEWHEFRQMQTMSFRAKPAGVVEDALSEGTLNLVSDCERAIGVAGKDIKFTVTSPYMLARTLLDKYYGDFDRLLTALAEVLAAQVQELDCACLQIDEANIPGNPQDAPRAAEAMNIVLDAFNGEKAVHFCFGNYGGQVIQKGTWSALIDFLNTLRCDHLVLELKHRPETDLEALKAVTSDIVLGIGVIDVKVNPVETADDVAASIETAEKTLGAGRIGWVHPDCGFWMLQRSVVDRKIEALVQGRDKYLGLA; translated from the coding sequence GTGAAAGATACAACAAAAAAACCAGAAATTTTAACCACAACTGTCGGGTCTTATCCGATCCCAGCGTGGCTTCTGTCCACACCAACGGAGCAGACGCTGCTCGATGCAACACGGGTTGTTGTCGACATTCAGCGACAACGAGGCATTGACCTGCCGACGGATGGTGAACTCTATCGTTTTGATCCGAACCATCCCGATACCAACGGAATGATTGACTATTTCATCCGTCCGCTCTCTGGTGTAAGAGCAGAGGTGGGCAGACAGGAATGGCATGAATTTAGGCAGATGCAAACGATGTCGTTCCGAGCGAAACCGGCGGGAGTCGTTGAAGACGCGTTGAGCGAAGGTACGTTAAACCTCGTGTCCGATTGCGAACGCGCTATAGGTGTTGCCGGTAAGGATATCAAATTTACGGTGACGAGTCCTTACATGCTCGCACGAACGCTGCTGGATAAATACTACGGCGACTTTGATAGATTACTCACCGCTTTGGCAGAAGTCTTAGCGGCACAGGTGCAAGAATTGGATTGTGCCTGCCTCCAAATTGATGAGGCAAACATACCGGGGAACCCACAAGATGCACCCCGCGCCGCCGAGGCGATGAATATCGTCCTTGATGCGTTTAACGGAGAAAAAGCGGTTCACTTCTGCTTTGGCAACTACGGGGGTCAGGTTATTCAAAAAGGGACCTGGAGCGCTCTCATCGACTTCTTGAATACGCTCCGGTGTGATCACTTGGTTTTAGAGTTGAAACACCGTCCTGAGACAGATCTTGAGGCACTCAAGGCGGTCACGTCAGATATCGTCCTCGGTATCGGTGTGATTGATGTGAAAGTCAATCCGGTTGAAACTGCCGATGATGTGGCAGCCAGCATAGAAACAGCAGAAAAGACGTTGGGGGCAGGACGTATTGGTTGGGTGCATCCGGACTGCGGCTTTTGGATGCTCCAACGTTCGGTGGTTGACCGAAAGATAGAAGCACTTGTGCAAGGCAGGGATAAATACTTAGGTCTCGCATAA